From Triticum urartu cultivar G1812 chromosome 2, Tu2.1, whole genome shotgun sequence, a single genomic window includes:
- the LOC125541383 gene encoding protein FAR1-RELATED SEQUENCE 5-like, producing MGMVFSSEQEAREFYNAYSWEVGFGIKRGNKYTTKPACYKTMHEFLCSCEGSNKEENTKSARTKCKAMVRLKRTADDGRYFSTVVLTHNHELADTAREKKVWKCHNTIDSSIKELIKHMRSNNFPMNKVYGVMSDIHGRHEEVPFGKRCLKNLCATLAHDSSLDDITKTLDIFSKMQAQNPDFFYAVKVDSERRVHGILSCHSKSRADYHLFGDVLTFDTTYKSNLYEMPVGLFVGVNNHYQSALFGCVILREETEDSFKWAFSTFVEAKGGKMPQTILTGTRQLGVMFVCI from the exons ATGGGTATGGTCTTCTCGTCAGAGCAAGAGGCGCGCGAGTTTTACAACGCCTATTCTTGGGAAGTTGGGTTCGGGATCAAGCGGGGAAACAAGTATACCACGAAGCCCGCATGCTACAAAACAATGCATGAATTCCTCTGCTCGTGCGAG GGATCCAACAAGGAGGAGAACACAAAATCTGCTAGGACAAAATGCAAGGCTATGGTCAGGCTAAAGAGGACTGCAGATGATGGAAGGTACTTCTCCACAGTCGTCCTGACCCATAACCACGAGCTTGCAGACACTGCCAGAGAGAAGAAGGTGTGGAAGTGCCACAATACCATTGACTCGTCCATCAAAGAACTGATCAAGCATATGCGGTCTAACAACTTCCCTATGAACAAGGTTTATGGCGTGATGTCCGATATACACGGGCGTCACGAAGAGGTTCCCTTCGGCAAGCGTTGTTTGAAGAATCTATGCGCAACCCTCGCACACGATTCAAGCCTCGACGACATCACGAAGACGCTCGATATATTCAGTAAGATGCAAGCGCAAAACCCTGATTTTTTTTACGCGGTGAAGGTCGACTCAGAGAGGCGTGTGCATGGCATTCTTTCATGTCACTCGAAGAGCCGAGCTGACTATCATCTGTTTGGTGACGTGCTGACCTTCGACACCACTTATAAGAGTAATCTGTATGAGATGCCTGTGGGTCTTTTCGTTGGAGTGAACAATCACTACCAATCCGCGCTGTTCGGGTGTGttattctcagagaagaaacagAAGACTCATTCAAGTGGGCATTTTCTACCTTTGTTGAAGCCAAGGGCGGGAAGATGCCACAGACGATACTCACAGGTACCAGGCAACTTGGTGTCATGTTTGTCTGTATATAA